In Helicobacter ibis, a genomic segment contains:
- a CDS encoding flagellar motor protein MotB has protein sequence MAKRCPPCDCPNVLPLWLGTYGDMVTLILTFFILLLSMVTFDAKKLTEAEGSLKGSLSLLTGGIKIEPDNTRIQQQADITNEPESAEVVKKIESEILDFKENVKVSLGPSDIVDDGSNGFILRFNGKLLFDEGETELTNADDVLFLKRVALILQKMPPNLHTDIIGYTDNRNIAPTAKYSDSLGLSALRALGVTRILLSNGVSPKKVTSFGAGATNFVLPNTSSENKAQNRRVEFRFYPVDRHLHKTMNVLQKAIETKGLQNNTIPSGNL, from the coding sequence ATGGCTAAAAGATGTCCTCCTTGTGATTGTCCTAATGTTCTGCCTTTGTGGTTAGGAACTTATGGGGATATGGTTACCCTTATTCTTACATTTTTTATTTTGCTTTTATCAATGGTTACATTTGATGCAAAAAAGCTAACAGAAGCAGAGGGTAGTCTAAAGGGGTCTTTAAGTCTGCTAACAGGTGGGATTAAAATAGAGCCGGATAATACTAGGATTCAACAACAAGCGGATATAACAAATGAGCCAGAGAGTGCAGAAGTTGTTAAAAAAATAGAAAGCGAAATACTTGATTTTAAAGAAAATGTAAAAGTATCGCTTGGTCCTTCGGATATAGTAGATGATGGTAGCAATGGTTTTATTTTGAGATTCAATGGTAAGTTACTTTTTGATGAGGGTGAGACAGAGCTTACAAATGCTGATGATGTGTTGTTTTTAAAAAGAGTTGCTTTGATTTTGCAAAAAATGCCACCAAATTTACATACAGATATAATAGGATATACGGATAATAGAAACATTGCTCCAACTGCAAAATATAGTGATAGTTTGGGGCTTAGTGCATTGAGGGCATTAGGCGTTACTAGGATTTTGTTAAGCAATGGCGTATCTCCTAAGAAAGTTACCTCTTTTGGGGCTGGTGCTACGAATTTTGTCTTGCCAAATACAAGCAGTGAAAACAAAGCTCAAAATAGGAGAGTTGAGTTTAGATTCTATCCTGTTGATAGGCATTTGCATAAAACAATGAATGTTTTGCAAAAAGCCATTGAAACAAAAGGGTTGCAAAATAATACAATCCCAAGTGGGAATCTTTAA
- the trmA gene encoding tRNA (uridine(54)-C5)-methyltransferase TrmA has translation MTCEYVGKCGGCTCETLDYKLNYASKILNIKSFEIFTSKLSGFRSRCELSVFHKNGVISLAMRAGAGESKRERKRFVEINTCINLVKPLRESLECFISQINLEAFCDFRDGLFSIEALYTNSDSLLLTLIYHKNIDEKWLIEAKKLKDFLCEVLNYEINIIGRSRGVKLILDSDIVLERLKIFGREYVYYYKDTGFTQPNTEINKQMIEWVLKNVESRGDLLELYCGSGNFTLPLSSKFKNIFATEISKSSIKSAINAALHNKINNINFVRLSGDECIEALNKVREFNRLKHVNLDSYNFSSVFVDPPRAGLGEKMSRFISRFREIIYISCNVESLRDDLKILKETHEIFRCAFFDQFPHTRHLECGVILKRKTS, from the coding sequence ATGACATGTGAATATGTTGGGAAGTGTGGTGGTTGCACTTGTGAGACTTTGGATTATAAATTAAATTATGCAAGTAAGATTTTAAATATCAAGTCTTTTGAGATTTTTACTTCCAAGCTTAGCGGATTTAGAAGCAGATGTGAGCTTAGTGTTTTTCATAAAAATGGAGTTATATCTCTTGCTATGAGAGCTGGAGCTGGAGAGAGCAAGAGAGAAAGAAAGAGATTTGTAGAAATTAATACATGTATAAATTTAGTAAAACCACTGAGAGAAAGCTTGGAGTGCTTCATATCTCAAATAAACTTAGAAGCTTTTTGCGATTTTAGAGATGGATTATTCAGTATAGAGGCACTATATACTAATAGCGATTCTTTGCTATTAACTTTGATATATCATAAAAACATAGATGAAAAGTGGCTAATAGAAGCTAAAAAATTAAAAGATTTCTTGTGTGAGGTGCTTAATTACGAGATAAATATAATAGGGCGAAGTAGGGGTGTTAAGCTTATTTTAGATTCCGATATTGTATTGGAGAGATTAAAGATTTTTGGTAGAGAGTATGTGTATTATTACAAAGATACAGGATTTACACAACCAAACACAGAAATAAATAAACAAATGATAGAGTGGGTTTTGAAAAATGTAGAATCTAGAGGAGATTTGTTGGAGCTTTATTGTGGAAGTGGTAACTTCACTCTTCCATTAAGTAGTAAATTTAAAAATATTTTTGCTACTGAAATATCAAAAAGCTCAATTAAATCTGCTATAAATGCTGCATTGCACAATAAAATAAACAATATAAATTTTGTTAGGCTTAGTGGTGATGAATGCATTGAGGCATTAAATAAAGTTAGAGAGTTTAATAGGCTAAAGCATGTAAATTTAGATTCATATAATTTTAGTAGCGTATTTGTTGATCCGCCAAGGGCTGGATTGGGAGAGAAAATGTCTAGGTTTATTTCACGCTTTAGAGAGATAATTTATATTTCATGTAATGTTGAATCTCTAAGAGATGATTTAAAGATACTAAAAGAAACACATGAAATATTTAGATGTGCTTTTTTTGATCAGTTCCCACATACTAGACATCTAGAATGTGGAGTGATACTCAAGAGAAAAACTAGTTAA
- a CDS encoding OmpA/MotB family protein — translation MTSKNTGSEWISISDMMAGVMMIFLLIAVAYMVVISKTEKTLALQNAELKELNKQMSDIAKTHKDLQTELFNDLVNEFSKNLDSWNAEIDADNTFRFKEPEILFDQGKKEVKDRFKEILDDFFPRYIKILSQEKYKDDIEEIRIEGHTSTEWQNAKSLEARYLGNAELSQARALEVLKYCFNNKAIDKDKEWLVSVLRANGLSFAKPLESPELSRRVEFKTLTKSNQKILKILNVNEELSDNNSTKIERD, via the coding sequence ATGACTAGCAAAAACACAGGTAGCGAGTGGATTAGCATATCAGATATGATGGCTGGTGTTATGATGATATTTTTGCTAATTGCAGTTGCATATATGGTTGTAATTAGTAAAACAGAAAAAACTCTAGCGTTGCAAAATGCGGAGTTAAAAGAGTTAAATAAACAAATGAGTGATATAGCAAAAACTCATAAAGATTTGCAAACGGAGCTTTTTAATGACCTTGTAAATGAATTTTCCAAGAATCTAGATTCTTGGAATGCAGAAATTGATGCTGATAATACATTTAGATTTAAAGAGCCAGAGATACTATTTGACCAAGGTAAAAAGGAAGTTAAGGATAGATTTAAAGAGATCTTAGATGATTTTTTTCCGCGATATATAAAGATATTAAGCCAAGAAAAATACAAAGATGATATAGAAGAAATAAGAATTGAAGGACATACTTCAACAGAGTGGCAAAATGCAAAAAGCCTAGAGGCAAGATACTTAGGTAATGCTGAATTATCACAAGCAAGGGCATTGGAGGTATTAAAGTATTGTTTTAATAATAAAGCAATAGATAAAGATAAAGAGTGGTTAGTCTCTGTGCTTAGGGCTAATGGATTATCTTTTGCCAAACCGCTTGAAAGCCCAGAATTATCGCGTAGGGTTGAGTTTAAAACACTAACAAAAAGTAATCAAAAAATCTTAAAGATTCTAAATGTAAATGAAGAACTTAGTGATAATAATTCTACTAAGATAGAAAGGGACTAA
- the csrA gene encoding carbon storage regulator CsrA: MLILSRKENESVTIGENISIKIISIDKGSVKLGFEAPPNLLILREELKMAVLEENKKSLNIKDDDINKLVAAKKKL, translated from the coding sequence ATGCTTATTTTGTCAAGAAAAGAAAATGAAAGTGTAACAATTGGAGAAAATATTTCAATTAAAATAATATCAATAGATAAAGGCAGTGTTAAGCTTGGGTTTGAAGCGCCACCGAATCTTTTAATCTTGCGTGAAGAGCTTAAAATGGCTGTTTTAGAAGAGAATAAAAAATCTCTAAATATAAAAGATGATGATATAAATAAATTAGTAGCCGCAAAAAAGAAACTATAA
- the fliP gene encoding flagellar type III secretion system pore protein FliP (The bacterial flagellar biogenesis protein FliP forms a type III secretion system (T3SS)-type pore required for flagellar assembly.) has translation MGFRIFLCLFFSVFISYAAPTQAPILPQSPTIPTVDLTLSAPSEPGDLVTTLNIVIILTLLALAPSLVLMATSFARILIIFSFLRTAMGTQQSPPTQLLVSFALILTMFIMEPVAREGYEKGIKPYIAKEIPYDEAFILAAQPFKDFMIRNTRPKDLALFYRIRGLENPQSVNDVPLTIVLPAFIISEMKTAFQIGFLLYLPFLVIDMVISSILMAMGMMMLPPTMISLPFKLLIFILVDGFNLLTMNLVASFK, from the coding sequence ATGGGTTTTAGGATTTTTTTGTGCTTGTTTTTTAGTGTATTTATTTCTTATGCAGCACCAACACAAGCCCCTATACTACCTCAAAGCCCAACTATACCAACTGTTGATTTAACTCTTAGTGCTCCAAGTGAGCCCGGTGATTTGGTAACAACGCTAAATATAGTCATTATCTTAACGCTTCTAGCACTTGCCCCATCTTTAGTGCTTATGGCAACTAGTTTTGCTAGAATCTTAATTATCTTTTCATTTTTAAGAACAGCTATGGGGACGCAACAATCTCCGCCAACCCAACTTCTAGTATCTTTTGCATTGATTTTAACAATGTTTATTATGGAGCCTGTAGCAAGAGAGGGCTATGAAAAGGGGATTAAGCCATATATAGCAAAAGAGATTCCATATGATGAAGCCTTCATCTTAGCGGCACAACCTTTTAAAGACTTTATGATAAGAAATACTCGGCCGAAGGATTTGGCGTTGTTTTATAGGATACGAGGACTAGAAAATCCACAAAGTGTAAATGATGTACCTTTGACAATAGTGCTTCCGGCATTTATTATTAGCGAGATGAAGACTGCTTTTCAAATAGGATTCTTGCTTTATCTCCCATTTTTAGTTATTGATATGGTTATTAGCTCTATTTTGATGGCTATGGGTATGATGATGTTGCCACCAACTATGATTTCGTTGCCATTTAAATTGCTTATATTTATTTTAGTAGATGGATTTAATCTCCTTACTATGAACTTGGTGGCTAGCTTTAAATGA
- the gatC gene encoding Asp-tRNA(Asn)/Glu-tRNA(Gln) amidotransferase subunit GatC, which translates to MNINDELINKLQRLASLEIDSNKLDSTKQNLSEIVNFVENINTLNLDNIEASFNAIKSELQMREDIPYNAEVRDLILKEAPSSEDGFFIVPKIIE; encoded by the coding sequence ATGAATATAAATGACGAATTAATAAACAAACTACAAAGACTAGCATCATTAGAGATAGATTCAAACAAGCTAGATTCAACAAAACAAAACTTAAGCGAAATAGTAAATTTCGTAGAAAACATAAATACCCTTAATTTAGACAACATAGAAGCCTCATTTAACGCGATAAAATCAGAACTGCAAATGCGTGAGGACATTCCATATAATGCTGAAGTAAGAGATTTAATCCTAAAAGAAGCACCAAGTAGCGAAGATGGATTCTTTATAGTCCCTAAAATAATAGAATAA
- the smpB gene encoding SsrA-binding protein SmpB, protein MKIIALNKKATYDFSILEKYEAGIVLLGSEVKSIRANRVNLRDSFIKIIKGEAFLFEAHISTLGTTNMHYKPDEKRPRKLLLHKKEIDKLYGKSQVGGFSIVALKLYFNTRNKAKLEIALAKGKNLHDKRESLKEKIQNREIAQSLKEFSRR, encoded by the coding sequence ATGAAGATAATAGCCCTAAATAAAAAAGCAACTTATGACTTTAGTATTTTAGAGAAATATGAAGCAGGAATCGTGCTCTTAGGTAGCGAAGTAAAATCAATTAGGGCAAATAGGGTGAATCTAAGAGATAGCTTTATTAAAATAATTAAAGGCGAGGCATTTTTGTTTGAGGCTCATATATCAACTCTTGGCACTACAAATATGCACTATAAACCAGATGAGAAACGCCCAAGAAAGTTACTCTTGCATAAAAAGGAAATAGATAAATTATATGGCAAGTCTCAAGTTGGTGGATTTTCAATAGTAGCTTTGAAGTTGTATTTTAACACTAGAAATAAAGCAAAGCTAGAAATAGCACTAGCTAAAGGCAAGAATCTGCATGATAAAAGAGAATCTCTAAAAGAAAAGATTCAAAATAGAGAAATAGCACAGAGCTTAAAAGAATTTAGCAGGAGATAA
- a CDS encoding 4-(cytidine 5'-diphospho)-2-C-methyl-D-erythritol kinase — MIKSFAKINVFLKINGQKSINSHKYHTITSRFMKVYSLYDEIEIVSNDGFLLCGDFGCDMCDNSVYKAYKTLLRHLDSAQQKLVTNLKISINKNIPKGGGLGGGSSNAAEFLLYVNREFDLGLSQEQLCDIGRSAGLDTLFFLSGLDVADVSGVGDVINKSNESLFSVDIVDSGVFCDTSKIYKEYAKNFYREKDFVFFSNEEVFLNDAYMNNDLLAPLLRLYPSLQEYVDRGYFLSGSGGCFWRKVV; from the coding sequence ATGATAAAGTCCTTTGCTAAGATTAATGTTTTTTTGAAAATCAATGGGCAAAAATCAATAAATAGTCACAAGTATCATACTATCACCTCTAGGTTTATGAAAGTCTATTCTTTATATGATGAAATAGAGATAGTAAGCAATGATGGATTCTTGCTTTGTGGTGATTTTGGTTGTGATATGTGTGATAATAGTGTTTATAAGGCATATAAAACATTACTCCGGCATTTGGATTCTGCACAGCAAAAGTTGGTAACAAACTTAAAAATAAGCATAAATAAAAATATACCAAAAGGCGGTGGGCTAGGTGGTGGTAGCTCTAATGCGGCTGAATTTTTATTGTATGTAAATAGAGAGTTTGATTTGGGTTTATCACAAGAACAATTATGCGACATAGGGAGAAGTGCTGGACTTGACACTTTGTTCTTTTTAAGTGGTTTAGATGTTGCAGATGTAAGCGGTGTTGGAGATGTTATTAATAAAAGTAATGAATCTTTATTTAGTGTTGATATAGTGGATAGTGGAGTATTTTGCGATACTTCAAAGATATATAAAGAATATGCCAAGAATTTTTATAGAGAAAAAGATTTTGTATTTTTTAGCAATGAAGAGGTGTTTTTAAATGATGCTTATATGAATAATGACTTATTAGCTCCTCTTTTAAGGTTATATCCTAGTTTGCAAGAATATGTAGATAGAGGATATTTTTTAAGTGGTAGCGGAGGTTGCTTTTGGAGGAAAGTGGTATGA
- the exbB gene encoding TonB-system energizer ExbB: MEFTLKESVEYGVIGVLVLMSIVSFWATFERLLFYKYIKLVLYENKTELELDLSRNLTLIATIGSNAPYIGLLGTVFGIILTFVQIGQSGNIDTSSIMTGLALALQATAGGLLVAIPAIIFYNLLLRKCEVLIAQWEIMQEKKQNGNKEL; encoded by the coding sequence GTGGAATTTACATTAAAAGAATCGGTCGAATATGGTGTGATTGGGGTTTTGGTACTTATGAGTATAGTTTCATTTTGGGCTACATTTGAGAGACTTTTGTTTTACAAATATATAAAGCTTGTTTTATATGAAAACAAAACAGAACTAGAGCTTGATCTATCGAGAAATTTAACCCTAATCGCTACTATAGGTTCTAACGCACCATATATTGGGTTGCTTGGCACGGTATTTGGGATTATTTTAACCTTTGTTCAAATAGGACAATCAGGCAATATAGATACAAGTAGTATTATGACTGGTCTTGCCTTAGCGCTACAAGCTACTGCAGGTGGATTATTGGTTGCTATTCCTGCGATTATTTTTTATAATTTATTGCTTAGAAAGTGTGAAGTTTTAATCGCACAATGGGAAATTATGCAAGAGAAAAAACAAAACGGAAATAAAGAACTATAA
- a CDS encoding biopolymer transporter ExbD, with translation MAFKKTKMDSINIVPFIDIMLVLLVIVLMTATFISSGNIPVNLPKAEGASSENNNLKEVEITINSNGEYYLDNQAVSLEVLRLKLSDMPQDTPILLRGDSKSYFEKFTALIGVLNSINRVNVEIQVEQRK, from the coding sequence ATGGCGTTTAAAAAAACCAAAATGGATTCCATAAATATTGTTCCTTTTATTGATATTATGCTTGTATTGCTTGTTATTGTGCTTATGACAGCTACATTTATAAGTTCAGGTAATATTCCAGTAAATCTCCCAAAGGCAGAGGGTGCAAGTAGTGAAAATAATAATTTAAAAGAAGTTGAGATAACTATTAACTCAAATGGTGAATATTATTTAGATAATCAAGCGGTATCTTTAGAAGTATTACGATTAAAATTAAGTGATATGCCACAAGATACGCCTATTTTACTAAGAGGAGATTCTAAGAGTTATTTTGAGAAATTTACTGCATTAATTGGGGTTTTAAATTCTATAAATAGAGTTAATGTTGAAATACAAGTGGAGCAGAGAAAATGA
- the ung gene encoding uracil-DNA glycosylase, translated as MTIDIDKIKLEESWKEALRDEFVKPYFAELKNNLLNAKNSGSIIYPPMSLLFNAFYLTPFSKVKVVLLGQDPYHNKGQAMGLSFSVPSGILLPPSLKNIYKELENDLNIPPSTSGDLSKWAKEGVLLLNSILSVEENKPQSHAKFGWQEFTDAVISKVSKQKEGIVFLLWGNYAKSKEKLIDKTKHYILTAPHPSPLARGAFFGCKHFSKTNKILQSLGKEPINWRL; from the coding sequence ATGACGATAGATATAGATAAAATAAAATTAGAAGAAAGCTGGAAAGAAGCTCTAAGAGATGAGTTTGTAAAGCCATATTTTGCGGAGTTGAAAAACAATTTACTAAACGCTAAAAATAGTGGCTCTATCATATATCCTCCAATGTCGCTTCTTTTTAATGCCTTTTATCTAACTCCATTTTCTAAAGTCAAGGTAGTTCTCTTAGGGCAAGATCCATATCACAATAAAGGTCAAGCAATGGGATTATCCTTTTCTGTGCCAAGTGGAATCTTGCTACCACCATCACTAAAAAATATTTACAAAGAATTAGAAAATGACCTAAATATACCACCAAGTACAAGTGGAGATCTAAGTAAGTGGGCTAAAGAGGGCGTATTATTACTAAATAGCATACTAAGCGTTGAAGAAAACAAACCACAATCACATGCAAAATTTGGTTGGCAAGAATTCACAGATGCAGTAATATCTAAAGTTTCAAAACAAAAAGAAGGGATAGTATTTCTACTATGGGGCAACTACGCAAAAAGCAAAGAAAAGCTGATAGATAAAACCAAACACTACATACTAACTGCTCCTCACCCATCACCACTAGCTAGAGGAGCTTTTTTTGGTTGTAAGCATTTTTCTAAAACAAATAAGATTCTACAAAGCCTAGGCAAAGAGCCGATTAATTGGAGGTTATAG